A genomic stretch from Pararhizobium sp. IMCC21322 includes:
- a CDS encoding ABC transporter ATP-binding protein, producing MNQSPLISLNDITKSFSNGTVALRDMALDVHQGEFVSLLGPSGCGKSTALRIIAGLAPATTGTVSWGNASGTDAEEASHDVSFVFQEPTLMPWATVFGNVFLPLKLKGQSKAKARDAVMEALELVGLEQFESSYPRELSGGMKMRVSIARALVTRPRLLLMDEPFAALDEITRFKLNNDLLELWQRFNWTVIFVTHSVFESVYLSNRIVVMAARPGRVVDDMSIDAPYPRDETFRTSDVYSQYCREVSEALHKAMDSYKPGALA from the coding sequence GTGAACCAATCGCCTCTGATATCCCTCAACGACATTACAAAATCTTTTTCGAATGGCACTGTTGCCTTGCGCGACATGGCGCTGGACGTCCACCAGGGTGAATTTGTCAGCCTGCTTGGCCCGTCTGGTTGTGGTAAATCCACTGCGTTGCGGATTATTGCCGGCCTTGCGCCTGCGACGACCGGAACTGTGTCCTGGGGCAATGCGTCCGGCACCGACGCGGAAGAGGCCTCCCATGATGTCAGCTTTGTGTTTCAGGAACCAACCCTGATGCCTTGGGCGACTGTGTTCGGGAATGTCTTTTTGCCACTGAAGTTGAAAGGGCAGAGCAAGGCCAAGGCCCGCGATGCTGTCATGGAAGCTTTGGAACTTGTTGGTCTTGAGCAATTTGAAAGTTCCTATCCACGTGAATTGTCCGGCGGCATGAAAATGCGGGTGTCGATTGCCCGCGCTTTGGTGACAAGGCCCCGGCTTTTGCTGATGGATGAACCATTTGCGGCGCTGGATGAGATCACACGCTTCAAGCTCAACAATGATCTTCTGGAGCTGTGGCAGCGCTTTAACTGGACTGTCATTTTTGTCACCCATTCCGTGTTCGAATCCGTCTACCTCTCCAACCGGATCGTTGTGATGGCGGCCCGGCCGGGTCGGGTTGTGGATGATATGTCGATTGATGCACCCTATCCGCGCGATGAGACGTTCCGCACAAGTGATGTCTATAGCCAGTATTGTCGGGAGGTCTCCGAAGCGCTGCATAAAGCGATGGATTCCTACAAGCCGGGGGCATTGGCATGA
- a CDS encoding ABC transporter substrate-binding protein produces the protein MVSNHMKSLAAFGALALSATFATQSSALEDVTFGTNWLAQAEHGGFYQSVADGTYEACGLNVTVAPGGPQVNNRALMLAGKIEFHMGGNMLQPFSAAEQNIPVVVLASMFQKEPQVLISHPDQGFDTWESLKGAKLFLGENGFQSYYKWMIAEHGFTVEQREPYTFNAAPFLADKKSAQQGYITSEPFAIEREGGFKPNLFLLADYGFDTYSTTIEAMQATIDAKPEIVKCFIDGSILGWVNYLYGDNAAANEMIKKDNPDITDEQIAFSIETMKEFGIVDSGDSETMGIGAMTDARQKSFYDKMVAAGVTPADLDISKIYTLDFINKGVGVELKKKLTGM, from the coding sequence ATGGTGTCCAACCACATGAAATCCCTCGCGGCTTTTGGCGCACTCGCCTTGAGTGCCACTTTCGCAACCCAATCCAGCGCTCTTGAAGATGTTACATTCGGCACGAACTGGCTGGCACAGGCCGAACATGGCGGTTTCTATCAATCCGTGGCTGACGGCACCTACGAAGCCTGCGGGCTTAACGTAACTGTTGCGCCAGGCGGTCCACAGGTCAATAATCGTGCGCTGATGCTGGCAGGCAAAATCGAGTTTCATATGGGCGGCAACATGCTGCAGCCTTTCTCTGCCGCAGAGCAGAACATCCCGGTTGTTGTTCTGGCCTCCATGTTCCAGAAAGAGCCGCAGGTTCTGATCAGCCATCCGGACCAGGGGTTCGATACCTGGGAAAGCCTGAAAGGTGCCAAGCTGTTTTTGGGCGAAAATGGCTTTCAGAGCTATTATAAATGGATGATCGCCGAACATGGTTTCACGGTCGAACAGCGGGAACCCTACACATTTAATGCAGCGCCATTCCTTGCGGACAAAAAGTCTGCGCAACAGGGTTACATCACCTCAGAGCCATTCGCGATTGAGCGTGAAGGTGGCTTCAAGCCCAACCTTTTCCTGCTGGCTGATTATGGATTTGATACATATTCCACAACAATAGAAGCCATGCAGGCAACCATCGATGCCAAACCAGAAATCGTTAAATGCTTCATTGATGGCTCCATTCTGGGTTGGGTGAATTATCTTTATGGCGACAATGCCGCTGCCAATGAGATGATCAAGAAAGACAATCCGGATATTACGGATGAGCAGATTGCGTTCTCCATTGAGACAATGAAAGAATTTGGCATTGTTGATAGTGGTGATTCTGAAACGATGGGCATTGGTGCCATGACTGATGCGCGGCAGAAAAGCTTCTACGACAAAATGGTTGCTGCTGGTGTGACACCGGCTGACCTGGATATTTCCAAAATTTATACGCTGGATTTCATCAACAAAGGCGTTGGTGTTGAGTTGAAGAAAAAACTCACCGGCATGTAA
- a CDS encoding RidA family protein, with amino-acid sequence MADQFPRHTPATIRAPFANYSHGVEVPPNARLLVCSGQLGIALDDQIPDGAEAQTDLIFQNIEKILASAAMDLSHIVRINAYVSHRDHLAGYMRARDNYVSEPPPASTLMIVSGFTREEFVVEIEVLAARRE; translated from the coding sequence ATGGCAGATCAGTTTCCACGGCACACTCCAGCGACGATCAGAGCGCCTTTTGCCAATTACAGCCATGGCGTGGAAGTGCCGCCCAATGCGCGTCTTCTTGTTTGCTCGGGTCAATTGGGAATAGCGCTTGATGATCAGATTCCTGACGGCGCAGAAGCGCAGACAGATCTCATCTTTCAGAACATTGAGAAAATTCTGGCAAGCGCCGCAATGGATTTGTCGCACATTGTACGGATCAATGCCTATGTCAGCCATCGCGACCATCTGGCAGGTTACATGCGCGCCCGGGACAATTACGTCTCAGAGCCGCCGCCCGCATCGACGCTGATGATTGTATCAGGGTTTACGCGTGAAGAGTTTGTTGTGGAGATTGAGGTGCTTGCAGCACGTCGTGAGTGA
- a CDS encoding ATPase inhibitor subunit zeta: MLNHKKETMLPIQTIDPQEIEASTDGCVNARRDYILGLWAGHKMGLHGDELQLYVRDVLYTDRVTPGTDPMINKVAQDFSSCGVALANNQIRVAFQNAERTARTEMMVTD; the protein is encoded by the coding sequence TTGTTAAACCACAAAAAAGAGACCATGTTACCAATTCAGACGATCGACCCTCAGGAAATCGAGGCATCAACCGACGGCTGCGTAAACGCGCGGCGCGACTATATTCTAGGCCTTTGGGCCGGACACAAAATGGGCCTTCACGGTGACGAGCTGCAGCTCTATGTCCGCGATGTCCTTTACACGGATCGCGTGACCCCCGGAACTGATCCAATGATCAACAAGGTGGCTCAGGACTTTTCAAGTTGTGGCGTTGCTCTTGCCAACAACCAGATCAGAGTTGCGTTCCAGAATGCCGAGCGTACGGCCCGCACGGAAATGATGGTGACCGACTGA
- a CDS encoding gamma-glutamyl-gamma-aminobutyrate hydrolase family protein: protein MKPLVLVTSDVVQTGGYNWHGAIDTYLKAVSDVTGAQPVILPDLTSKTDFDSVLSRVDGVLVTGSKSNVFPQIYGQSPTEKHEPYDHDRDETTLPLIRNAIARGTPLLAVCRGHQELNVAYGGTLHTEIQENQGIMDHRAAVHSDQDVRYKIAHTINPVKDGLLARILGNAPVAINSLHRQAIDRLADGLSIEATADDGTIEAISVDGARAFALGVQWHPEYWAASDPVSKKIFEYFGSIMRS, encoded by the coding sequence ATGAAACCTTTGGTTCTTGTCACGTCAGATGTTGTGCAGACGGGTGGCTATAATTGGCATGGCGCCATCGATACCTACCTGAAAGCAGTCTCGGACGTTACCGGGGCGCAGCCCGTTATTCTGCCCGATCTGACTTCAAAAACGGACTTTGACAGCGTGTTGAGCCGGGTGGATGGCGTTCTGGTAACAGGCTCCAAAAGCAATGTCTTTCCGCAGATCTATGGCCAGAGCCCTACCGAAAAACACGAGCCCTATGATCACGACCGAGACGAAACCACTTTGCCACTGATCCGCAACGCTATTGCGCGTGGCACACCTCTGCTGGCCGTTTGCAGGGGGCATCAGGAACTGAACGTTGCCTATGGCGGCACGCTGCATACGGAAATTCAGGAAAACCAGGGGATCATGGATCACCGCGCCGCTGTACACTCAGATCAGGACGTACGCTACAAAATCGCACACACCATAAATCCGGTAAAGGATGGCCTTCTGGCGCGTATTTTGGGCAATGCGCCAGTCGCCATCAATTCATTGCACCGCCAGGCCATTGACCGTTTGGCAGATGGCCTTTCCATTGAAGCAACAGCCGATGACGGGACGATTGAAGCCATCTCCGTAGATGGTGCCAGGGCCTTTGCCCTGGGCGTGCAATGGCACCCGGAATATTGGGCGGCCAGCGATCCAGTGTCGAAGAAGATTTTCGAGTATTTTGGCTCGATCATGCGGTCATGA
- a CDS encoding nickel/cobalt transporter, with protein MALAQSGPFGVGAPEAAPIPTDGLFSDFFRWVAAVQSTFYQQLTGAVRDMKQNGSAFWTLISLSFLYGVFHAAGPGHGKVVMSSYVLANRETAKRGAVLCLLSSLLQALVAIGVISVLAILFNATSLVITDASRFLEVGSYVLVTVLGAYLVFKAIRGFLNVQPASSTHRQGHDHHHNHSHDHHHHDENCGCGHAHAPSPELADRAKGSVKAAVAAIFSVGLRPCTGALIVLVFALAQGLFWAGVLSALAMGLGTAITVTTLMFLAVGTRRATLVFTGSNTRGAAYVLNGIQLLGALAVLLLGGILLTAALL; from the coding sequence ATGGCGCTTGCCCAAAGTGGACCCTTTGGTGTTGGCGCGCCCGAGGCCGCTCCCATTCCCACTGATGGCCTGTTTTCAGATTTCTTTCGCTGGGTGGCAGCGGTGCAAAGCACCTTTTACCAGCAATTGACCGGCGCCGTGCGCGACATGAAACAGAATGGCAGTGCCTTCTGGACCCTGATCAGTCTCAGCTTTTTGTATGGCGTGTTTCATGCCGCCGGCCCGGGGCATGGGAAGGTTGTCATGTCATCCTATGTGCTGGCCAACCGGGAAACCGCAAAAAGAGGTGCGGTCTTGTGTCTGCTGTCCTCCTTGTTGCAGGCCCTGGTTGCGATAGGTGTGATTTCCGTTCTGGCAATTCTGTTTAATGCCACGAGCCTTGTCATCACTGATGCAAGCCGGTTTTTGGAGGTCGGGTCCTACGTGCTGGTGACCGTGCTTGGTGCCTATCTGGTTTTCAAAGCGATACGCGGGTTTTTGAACGTACAACCAGCTTCATCCACTCACAGGCAAGGTCACGATCACCATCATAACCACAGCCATGACCACCATCATCATGATGAAAATTGCGGGTGCGGCCATGCGCATGCACCAAGCCCTGAACTTGCAGATCGGGCAAAGGGCAGTGTGAAAGCGGCTGTTGCCGCCATATTCTCTGTTGGTCTTCGGCCCTGCACCGGGGCACTGATTGTGCTTGTGTTTGCATTGGCGCAAGGACTGTTCTGGGCCGGCGTGCTGTCTGCGCTGGCGATGGGGCTTGGCACAGCCATCACGGTGACAACACTGATGTTTTTGGCCGTTGGTACGCGCAGGGCGACTTTGGTGTTTACCGGTTCAAACACCCGTGGTGCTGCGTATGTGCTGAATGGGATTCAACTCCTGGGAGCTTTAGCGGTGCTCCTGCTTGGTGGAATTTTGCTGACTGCGGCTTTGCTTTAG
- a CDS encoding DUF1007 family protein, whose translation MTRSGMSSLVFSAAFLTGLSSMPEADAHPHVWVDTRAEVVFDAQDRVSAVRHAWTFDDAFSVYVIQGLDENEDGIYTREELSSLAQVNVESLADYEFFTFMGVEEAEVDFDGPVDYWLYYDADKSRLTLNFTLPLKQPALVIGDLILEIYDPEAFVAFSVNEEDSIKLASGAPNNCSVEVKPAEEMDDAFAAALAELPADQRQVPDEFFSVTSKLSNSAVIRCR comes from the coding sequence GTGACCCGTTCCGGAATGTCCAGTTTAGTGTTCAGCGCCGCTTTCCTGACGGGGCTGTCATCGATGCCAGAAGCGGACGCCCACCCCCATGTTTGGGTCGATACGCGCGCCGAAGTGGTGTTTGATGCACAGGACCGCGTATCGGCAGTTCGCCACGCCTGGACATTTGACGATGCCTTCTCCGTCTATGTCATTCAGGGCCTCGATGAAAATGAGGACGGTATCTACACACGCGAAGAATTATCATCGCTTGCGCAGGTCAACGTGGAAAGTCTCGCAGATTATGAGTTCTTCACCTTTATGGGTGTGGAAGAGGCCGAGGTGGATTTCGACGGTCCCGTCGATTACTGGCTCTATTATGATGCCGATAAAAGTCGCCTGACGCTCAATTTTACGCTGCCACTCAAGCAACCGGCTCTGGTCATCGGCGATCTCATTCTGGAAATCTACGACCCGGAAGCTTTTGTTGCGTTTTCAGTCAATGAAGAGGATTCCATCAAACTGGCCTCCGGTGCGCCGAATAATTGCAGCGTTGAAGTCAAACCTGCCGAAGAGATGGATGATGCCTTTGCAGCGGCCCTTGCCGAATTGCCGGCAGATCAGCGTCAGGTGCCGGACGAATTTTTCTCTGTGACCTCAAAACTCTCCAATTCAGCGGTTATCCGGTGTCGATAA
- a CDS encoding LysR family transcriptional regulator yields MDTLTRMRTFIAVVDEDGFSAAGRALGRSKALVSKYVSELEDELGVRLLNRTTRKLSLTEIGHSYFHEAQTIIHQVDMLQESVQDKSGKAKGLLRISAPRSLADSHLVDTIMGFAESEPDVALELVLEDRFVDLIQEAFDVAIRITALEDSSLIARRLGSFRIVTCASPDFIDANGEVDIPADLHDKPCIIDSNLKSRQNWTFFERGKRVAVPVKGRVETNSPQAVRLGALSGLGYARTLHMLVAEDLKQGRLVQVLEDYEANDVGIFVVYANRRHLSSKIRAFVDYMSKNYQKTED; encoded by the coding sequence ATGGACACTTTGACGCGCATGCGAACCTTCATTGCGGTCGTGGACGAAGATGGATTTTCCGCTGCAGGACGTGCCCTTGGCCGGTCAAAGGCATTGGTGTCCAAATATGTCAGTGAGTTGGAAGACGAGTTGGGCGTGCGGCTTTTGAACCGCACCACCCGCAAATTGTCGCTCACTGAAATCGGCCATTCCTATTTTCATGAAGCACAGACCATTATTCATCAAGTGGACATGCTGCAGGAAAGCGTTCAGGACAAAAGCGGAAAGGCCAAAGGTTTGCTGCGCATTTCTGCACCGCGTTCGCTGGCAGATTCCCATCTTGTCGATACCATCATGGGCTTTGCGGAAAGCGAGCCGGATGTGGCTCTGGAGCTGGTTCTGGAAGACCGCTTTGTCGATCTCATCCAGGAAGCCTTTGATGTGGCAATCCGTATTACTGCGCTGGAAGATTCCAGTTTGATTGCGCGGCGGCTCGGCTCGTTTAGGATCGTGACCTGTGCCTCACCGGATTTTATTGATGCCAATGGTGAGGTGGATATTCCGGCAGATCTGCATGACAAGCCCTGCATCATCGACAGCAATCTGAAATCGCGCCAGAACTGGACCTTTTTTGAACGGGGCAAACGGGTGGCTGTCCCGGTGAAGGGCCGGGTTGAAACCAACTCACCACAGGCAGTCCGTCTTGGTGCGTTATCGGGTCTTGGCTACGCTCGCACATTGCACATGCTTGTTGCTGAGGATCTGAAACAGGGACGGCTTGTCCAGGTTTTGGAAGACTATGAAGCAAATGATGTGGGAATTTTTGTCGTTTATGCCAACCGCCGCCATCTTTCTTCCAAAATTCGGGCCTTTGTGGATTATATGAGCAAGAACTATCAAAAAACTGAGGATTGA
- the argE gene encoding acetylornithine deacetylase: MSEKRTYTVLEMLEKLVAFPSVSRDSNLPVIDFIEEYLGAYGVTSTRVYNSDRTKASLYATVGPQVPGGVVLSGHTDVVPVDGQDWTTDPFTVTRKGDRLFGRGTCDMKGFLALGLADLPAMVAADLARPIHFAFSYDEELACLGAWDLVAEMAKHVAMPAAVIVGEPTNMEVVTGHKGFLNFETRVRGFEVHSSLSHTGVSAVMIAARLVTYLSDMSEQNRQAADPLNPFVPNWSTLHCGQIEGGTAHNIVAKDCWFVTDIRAIAGETPRQYFERYVDHVRKEVEPAMQAIHPDTGIDIEILSEVPGLVPENNGVAEELARSLTGDNGSHVVSYGTEAGQFQGVGFSVVVCGPGSIEQAHQPNEYVEVSELESGSRFIQDLIKRQSN, encoded by the coding sequence GTGTCTGAAAAACGAACCTACACCGTGTTGGAAATGCTGGAAAAGCTGGTTGCTTTCCCAAGCGTTTCACGAGACAGCAATCTGCCTGTCATAGACTTCATTGAAGAGTATCTTGGCGCTTATGGTGTGACGTCGACACGGGTCTACAATTCAGATCGCACCAAGGCCAGCCTCTATGCAACGGTCGGGCCACAGGTTCCCGGCGGCGTTGTGCTGTCCGGGCATACCGATGTGGTGCCGGTTGATGGTCAGGACTGGACGACAGATCCATTCACGGTGACGCGGAAGGGCGATCGGCTGTTTGGGCGTGGGACCTGTGACATGAAGGGGTTTCTGGCGCTGGGTCTTGCAGATTTGCCAGCGATGGTTGCTGCTGATTTGGCCCGCCCGATCCATTTCGCTTTTTCATATGATGAGGAACTGGCCTGTCTGGGTGCCTGGGATCTGGTGGCGGAAATGGCCAAACATGTGGCCATGCCGGCGGCGGTTATTGTTGGCGAGCCGACCAATATGGAAGTGGTCACCGGGCATAAGGGTTTTTTGAATTTCGAAACACGGGTACGTGGCTTTGAAGTCCATTCCAGCCTGTCGCACACCGGCGTTTCTGCGGTGATGATTGCTGCCAGGCTGGTCACATATCTGTCGGATATGAGCGAGCAGAACAGACAGGCTGCAGACCCGCTTAACCCGTTTGTGCCGAACTGGTCGACCTTGCATTGCGGTCAAATAGAGGGCGGTACAGCTCACAATATCGTGGCCAAGGATTGCTGGTTTGTGACAGATATCCGGGCCATTGCCGGTGAAACGCCGCGCCAGTATTTCGAGCGCTATGTGGATCATGTCCGCAAAGAGGTTGAACCGGCGATGCAGGCAATCCATCCCGATACGGGCATTGACATTGAAATTCTCTCGGAAGTGCCGGGGCTTGTTCCTGAAAACAATGGGGTCGCGGAGGAACTGGCCCGGTCCCTGACGGGAGACAATGGCTCTCATGTTGTGTCTTACGGCACGGAAGCGGGTCAGTTTCAGGGCGTTGGTTTTTCGGTCGTAGTCTGTGGGCCGGGCTCCATAGAGCAAGCACACCAGCCTAATGAATATGTCGAAGTTTCAGAACTTGAGAGCGGCAGCCGCTTCATTCAGGATCTCATAAAACGTCAGTCCAACTGA
- a CDS encoding AGE family epimerase/isomerase has translation MQSFGTQNWTAKGGAKFTTQKGHRIWLRAQADALLEFFEPNVLNPAGGFRMLGNSGQALPADPGHAGTERELHDTTRMVHCFAIAKLLGRPSADTYIDQGMDFIWNHHRDPINGGYYWGVRDNGPANPNKLAYGHAFVLLAASSAKAVGHRDADRLLENATEILHSRFWDAKNGTTSEEYTADWQSISDYRGQNSNMHLTEALMAAYEVTLDQTYLDMAQSIAEFFINQHARTLGWRVPEHFDSKWRVDLDHAGDPVFRPKGVTPGHALEWSRLIIQLWNMNKRQHDWMPEAAKNLFLVAVETGWNTEIGGLYYTTDWDKRPDQAVRLWWPCAEGVAAAAVLGTVHSDPEIEDWYRKIWGFIDTNFIDHKDGGWFPELDAELSPTNTIFTGKPDLYHALQACLIPLLPSDGSLIQGLISEAA, from the coding sequence ATGCAATCGTTTGGCACGCAAAACTGGACTGCAAAAGGTGGTGCAAAATTTACCACGCAAAAGGGCCATCGCATTTGGTTGCGCGCACAGGCGGATGCCCTGTTGGAATTTTTCGAACCCAATGTCCTAAATCCGGCGGGTGGTTTCCGGATGTTGGGAAATAGTGGACAAGCTTTACCAGCGGATCCGGGCCATGCCGGTACCGAGCGGGAATTGCATGATACCACGCGAATGGTGCACTGTTTTGCTATCGCAAAACTGCTTGGCCGTCCCTCTGCCGACACCTACATCGACCAGGGAATGGACTTTATCTGGAACCACCACAGAGATCCCATCAATGGCGGCTACTATTGGGGGGTGCGTGATAACGGCCCAGCGAACCCGAACAAACTTGCATATGGCCACGCTTTTGTCTTGCTGGCGGCTTCTTCTGCCAAAGCTGTTGGCCACCGCGATGCAGATCGCCTGCTGGAAAATGCCACAGAGATTTTACACAGCCGTTTCTGGGATGCCAAAAACGGAACAACCAGCGAAGAATACACCGCAGACTGGCAAAGCATCAGTGACTACCGTGGACAAAATTCAAACATGCATCTCACCGAGGCGCTTATGGCCGCTTATGAGGTCACTTTGGATCAAACCTATTTGGACATGGCGCAGAGCATCGCCGAGTTTTTCATAAACCAGCATGCCCGCACATTGGGGTGGCGTGTTCCCGAGCATTTTGATTCAAAATGGCGCGTTGATCTCGATCATGCAGGTGATCCGGTTTTTCGCCCGAAAGGTGTCACACCTGGTCACGCACTGGAATGGAGCCGCCTGATTATTCAATTATGGAATATGAATAAGCGTCAACATGACTGGATGCCCGAAGCTGCCAAAAACCTGTTTCTCGTTGCGGTTGAGACCGGCTGGAATACGGAAATTGGTGGATTATATTACACCACCGATTGGGATAAGCGACCGGATCAGGCCGTTCGTTTGTGGTGGCCATGTGCTGAAGGCGTCGCTGCAGCAGCAGTGCTGGGAACTGTTCACTCTGATCCGGAGATTGAGGATTGGTACCGTAAAATCTGGGGTTTCATCGACACCAATTTTATCGATCATAAAGACGGTGGTTGGTTTCCGGAACTGGATGCCGAATTATCACCAACAAACACCATATTTACCGGCAAACCAGACCTGTACCACGCGCTTCAAGCATGCCTGATACCGTTGTTGCCATCAGATGGCAGTCTGATCCAGGGGCTGATCAGCGAAGCAGCGTAG
- a CDS encoding TRAP transporter large permease, which yields MLASVALPIMIILLIVTTVAGMPMGIAMIVSSIFYLLMAGRDMGLASEQVLNGLFGNFVALAVPLFIFAANIMNAGKISDRLLKFALAVVGRMPGGLAQVNILTSLIFSGMSGSAVSDVAGVGKILTTMMIKDNRYPRGFAGAITATSSVVGPIFPPSIPMVFYALISSTSVGVLFLGGVIPALLIVVVLSIVVMIAAKVRGFPVEAPIALRAFPLIILRALPPLMMPAILLGGIYSGAFTPTEAAAVSALYALILAVFAYRSLGLREFFDVVVATVRTTAVVAMVLAGAFIFNYVITVENIPQAVFAFFDSYEMTTVKFLIMVNLLYLVLGCFLDVSTIMLVITPLFIPTAAALGIDLHHFGVVIVFNMMIGLITPPYGILLFIIKALIGIPLGEMIREIWLFVGVLIVLLGVITFTPELVLWLPRVAGLL from the coding sequence ATGTTGGCCTCAGTTGCCCTTCCAATCATGATCATTTTGCTGATCGTTACGACTGTTGCGGGTATGCCCATGGGCATAGCGATGATTGTCTCCAGCATTTTCTATCTGTTGATGGCCGGACGCGATATGGGGCTTGCATCGGAACAGGTTTTGAACGGCTTGTTTGGAAACTTTGTTGCCCTCGCAGTTCCGTTGTTCATATTCGCCGCCAACATCATGAACGCCGGCAAAATTTCAGACCGGCTTCTAAAATTTGCGCTGGCGGTTGTCGGGCGGATGCCCGGTGGTCTGGCCCAGGTCAATATCCTGACCAGTCTTATTTTCTCCGGGATGAGCGGTAGTGCGGTGTCAGATGTCGCCGGGGTCGGTAAAATCCTTACAACCATGATGATTAAAGACAATCGATACCCACGTGGCTTTGCTGGCGCGATCACGGCCACATCTTCCGTTGTCGGCCCGATCTTTCCACCGTCTATCCCGATGGTTTTCTATGCCCTGATTTCGTCCACTTCGGTCGGGGTGTTGTTTTTAGGCGGCGTTATTCCAGCCCTGTTGATTGTCGTCGTGCTTTCAATCGTTGTCATGATAGCTGCAAAAGTGCGTGGTTTCCCGGTCGAAGCACCGATTGCGCTGCGGGCATTCCCGCTGATAATTTTGCGCGCTTTGCCACCATTGATGATGCCCGCGATCCTGCTTGGCGGTATATATTCCGGTGCTTTCACGCCAACCGAGGCCGCAGCAGTCTCAGCTCTTTACGCTCTGATTCTCGCTGTATTTGCCTATAGATCACTTGGCTTGAGGGAATTTTTTGATGTCGTTGTTGCAACGGTTCGCACAACGGCTGTTGTCGCCATGGTCTTGGCGGGCGCGTTTATTTTCAACTATGTGATTACTGTTGAAAATATTCCCCAGGCGGTGTTCGCGTTTTTTGACAGTTACGAAATGACGACCGTCAAATTCCTGATTATGGTAAACCTTTTGTATCTGGTACTTGGTTGTTTCCTTGATGTTTCAACCATCATGCTGGTGATCACGCCCCTGTTCATCCCCACCGCAGCTGCTCTGGGGATAGATTTGCATCATTTCGGCGTAGTTATTGTTTTCAACATGATGATTGGTCTGATTACACCGCCATATGGAATATTGCTGTTTATTATCAAGGCTCTAATCGGAATACCCTTAGGGGAGATGATACGAGAGATCTGGTTGTTTGTCGGTGTGCTTATTGTGCTCCTTGGGGTGATTACCTTTACTCCCGAACTGGTGCTATGGCTGCCAAGGGTCGCTGGACTGCTCTGA
- a CDS encoding TRAP transporter small permease → MTTKVPNSYSKKSHDWARLLKQSADCIGALLFILTFSGFIVQVFFRYLLNDPLAWSQEATMISFIWAVFWAAAFMVPQREHVTFDVVYDIVPDHVKRWFAIFSMIVLAIAFLLVIPRTVDYLDFLLRKRSPVLRIQMTWIYGCYLFFIIGFTLQAVWRLFHLFSAKWRDHI, encoded by the coding sequence GTGACGACAAAAGTGCCCAACTCATACTCAAAAAAGTCACACGACTGGGCACGCTTACTCAAACAGAGCGCCGATTGCATCGGCGCTCTGTTGTTTATTCTGACATTTTCGGGATTTATCGTTCAGGTCTTTTTTCGCTATCTTCTCAATGACCCACTTGCCTGGTCACAGGAAGCAACGATGATCTCATTCATATGGGCGGTGTTCTGGGCAGCCGCTTTCATGGTTCCACAGCGGGAGCATGTGACGTTCGACGTGGTGTATGACATCGTTCCGGACCACGTTAAGCGCTGGTTCGCAATATTCTCCATGATTGTTTTGGCTATCGCATTCCTATTGGTGATACCGCGTACGGTTGATTATCTGGATTTTCTTTTGCGCAAACGCTCACCGGTTCTGCGTATTCAGATGACGTGGATATATGGCTGTTACCTGTTTTTTATCATCGGGTTCACCTTGCAAGCTGTGTGGCGGCTTTTTCATCTTTTCAGCGCCAAGTGGCGCGATCATATTTAG